The proteins below are encoded in one region of Shewanella algae:
- a CDS encoding slipin family protein, which translates to MGEAISGSLNISFGVLLVLFAALLISMFRILREYERGVIFFLGRFYRVKGPGLIILIPVVQQMVRVDLRTIVMDVPSQDVISRDNVSVRVNAVLYFRVVDPQKAIINVENFLAATSQLAQTTLRSVLGQHELDEMLANREMLNADIQRILDSHTDAWGIKVANVEIKHVDLNESMIRAIARQAEAERERRAKVIHALGEMEASEKLVEAAQTLGKEPNAIMLRYLHTLTEVAAENNSTILFPLPLELLSKLNGAFKDLTEKSKN; encoded by the coding sequence ATGGGCGAAGCTATCAGCGGTAGTTTGAATATTTCCTTTGGGGTGTTATTGGTGCTGTTTGCGGCCTTGCTTATCAGCATGTTCCGCATCCTCAGAGAGTATGAACGTGGGGTGATTTTCTTTCTCGGGCGTTTTTACCGGGTCAAGGGGCCTGGGCTTATCATACTGATCCCTGTGGTGCAGCAGATGGTGCGGGTGGATCTTCGAACCATAGTGATGGATGTGCCCTCTCAGGATGTGATCAGCCGTGATAATGTCTCGGTGCGGGTCAATGCCGTGCTCTATTTTCGGGTAGTCGACCCGCAAAAGGCGATTATCAATGTGGAGAACTTCCTCGCCGCCACCAGTCAACTGGCACAGACCACCCTGAGATCCGTGCTCGGTCAGCATGAGCTGGACGAGATGTTGGCCAACAGGGAGATGCTCAATGCCGACATTCAAAGGATCCTCGACTCCCACACAGATGCCTGGGGCATCAAGGTGGCCAATGTGGAAATCAAGCACGTGGATCTCAATGAAAGTATGATCCGCGCTATTGCCCGTCAGGCCGAGGCGGAGCGGGAGCGGCGGGCCAAGGTGATCCATGCTCTGGGGGAGATGGAAGCCTCGGAAAAACTGGTGGAAGCGGCGCAGACGCTGGGGAAAGAACCCAATGCCATCATGCTGCGCTATCTGCATACCCTGACGGAAGTGGCGGCGGAAAACAATTCGACTATCCTGTTTCCGCTGCCGCTTGAGTTACTGAGTAAATTAAACGGTGCATTTAAAGATTTAACCGAAAAATCAAAAAACTAG